A genome region from Streptomyces xanthophaeus includes the following:
- a CDS encoding Ppx/GppA phosphatase family protein — MTRVAAVDCGTNSIRLLVADCDPATGELTELDRRMTIVRLGQGVDRTGRLAPEALERTFAACREYAGVIKEFGAERVRFVATSASRDAENRADFVRGVLDILGVEPEVISGDQEAEFSFTGATKELTAHEHLERPFLVVDIGGGSTEFVVGEEHVRAARSVDIGCVRMTERHLVVDGVVTDPPTAEQVAAIRADIEAALDLAAETVPLAEARTLVGLAGSVTTVAGIALGLPEYLSSAIHHSRISYEQVREISERMLTSTHAERAAIPVMHPGRVDVIGAGALVLLAIMERIGASEVVVSEHDILDGIAWSIA, encoded by the coding sequence GTGACCCGGGTCGCCGCCGTCGACTGCGGTACGAACTCCATCCGGCTGCTGGTGGCGGACTGCGACCCGGCCACCGGCGAGCTGACCGAGCTGGACCGCCGGATGACCATCGTCCGGCTCGGCCAGGGCGTGGACCGCACCGGGCGCCTGGCCCCGGAGGCGCTGGAGCGCACCTTCGCCGCCTGCCGCGAGTACGCGGGCGTCATCAAGGAGTTCGGCGCGGAGCGGGTGCGCTTCGTGGCGACCTCCGCCTCCCGGGACGCCGAGAACCGGGCGGACTTCGTCCGGGGCGTCCTGGACATCCTGGGCGTCGAGCCCGAGGTGATCTCCGGTGACCAGGAGGCGGAGTTCTCCTTCACCGGCGCCACCAAGGAGCTGACGGCGCACGAGCACCTGGAGCGGCCGTTCCTGGTGGTGGACATCGGCGGCGGCTCGACCGAGTTCGTGGTCGGCGAGGAGCACGTACGGGCCGCGCGGTCCGTGGACATCGGCTGCGTCCGGATGACCGAGCGGCACCTGGTGGTGGACGGGGTCGTCACCGACCCGCCGACCGCGGAGCAGGTCGCCGCGATCCGGGCCGACATCGAGGCGGCGCTGGACCTGGCCGCCGAGACCGTCCCGCTGGCCGAGGCGCGCACGCTGGTGGGCCTGGCCGGCTCGGTGACCACGGTCGCCGGGATCGCGCTGGGGCTGCCGGAGTACCTCTCGTCGGCCATCCACCACTCCCGGATCTCCTACGAGCAGGTGCGGGAGATCAGCGAGCGGATGCTGACGTCGACGCACGCCGAGCGCGCGGCGATCCCCGTGATGCATCCGGGCCGGGTGGACGTGATCGGGGCGGGCGCGCTGGTGCTGCTGGCGATCATGGAACGCATCGGCGCTTCCGAGGTTGTCGTGTCGGAGCACGACATCCTCGATGGAATCGCTTGGTCCATCGCCTGA
- a CDS encoding NAD(P)/FAD-dependent oxidoreductase yields the protein MSTTERPRILVVGGGYVGLYAAKRIMKKMRYGEATVTVVDPRSYMTYQPFLPEVAAGSISPRHVVVPLRRVLPKAEVLTGRVTSIDQDRKVAVVTPLVGEAYELPFDYLVIALGAVSRTFPIPGLAEQGIGMKGVEEGIGLRNHVLEQLDKAESTTDENVRRKALTFVFVGGGFAGAETIGEVEDMARDAAKYYSTIKREDMRFILVDAADKILPEVGPKLGTWGKEHLESRGIEIYLSTSMDSCVDGHVVLKNGLEVDSNTIVWTAGVKPNPALARYGLPLGPRGHVDAQPTLQVTGTDYIWAAGDNAQVPDVAARKAGVENAWCPPNAQHALRQAKVLGDNVISGMRGFPQAEYSHSNKGAVAGLGLHKGVAMIVMGKTKIKLKGRLAWYMHRGYHGMAMPTWNRKIRVFADWTLAMFLKREVVSLGALETPREEFYEAAKPAPAPAAAAAPAAKAKA from the coding sequence ATGAGCACCACGGAGCGTCCCAGGATCCTCGTTGTAGGAGGTGGGTACGTAGGCCTGTACGCAGCCAAGCGCATCATGAAGAAGATGCGCTACGGCGAGGCGACCGTCACGGTCGTCGACCCGCGCTCGTACATGACCTACCAGCCCTTCCTCCCTGAAGTGGCCGCAGGCAGCATCTCGCCTCGGCACGTCGTCGTCCCGCTGCGACGCGTGCTGCCCAAGGCAGAGGTTCTCACCGGCCGGGTCACCAGCATCGACCAGGACCGCAAGGTCGCCGTCGTCACGCCGCTCGTCGGCGAGGCGTACGAGCTGCCCTTCGACTACCTGGTGATCGCGCTCGGCGCCGTCTCCCGCACCTTCCCGATCCCCGGCCTCGCCGAACAGGGCATCGGTATGAAGGGCGTCGAAGAGGGCATCGGCCTGCGCAACCACGTTCTCGAGCAGCTCGACAAGGCCGAGTCCACGACGGACGAGAACGTCCGCCGCAAGGCCCTCACCTTCGTCTTCGTCGGCGGCGGCTTCGCCGGTGCGGAGACCATCGGTGAGGTCGAGGACATGGCCCGGGACGCCGCGAAGTACTACTCCACGATCAAGCGCGAGGACATGCGCTTCATCCTGGTCGACGCGGCCGACAAGATCCTTCCCGAGGTCGGGCCCAAGCTCGGCACCTGGGGCAAGGAGCACCTCGAGTCCCGCGGCATCGAGATCTACCTCAGCACCTCCATGGACTCCTGCGTGGACGGCCACGTGGTGCTGAAGAACGGCCTCGAGGTCGACTCCAACACCATCGTGTGGACCGCCGGCGTCAAGCCGAACCCGGCCCTGGCCCGCTACGGCCTGCCGCTCGGCCCCCGCGGCCACGTGGACGCCCAGCCGACCCTCCAGGTCACGGGCACCGACTACATCTGGGCCGCGGGCGACAACGCCCAGGTCCCGGACGTGGCCGCCCGCAAGGCCGGTGTCGAGAACGCCTGGTGCCCGCCGAACGCCCAGCACGCGCTGCGTCAGGCCAAGGTCCTCGGCGACAACGTCATCTCGGGCATGCGGGGCTTCCCGCAGGCCGAGTACTCGCACTCCAACAAGGGTGCGGTGGCAGGCCTCGGCCTCCACAAGGGCGTCGCGATGATCGTCATGGGCAAGACGAAGATCAAGCTCAAGGGCCGGCTGGCCTGGTACATGCACCGTGGCTACCACGGCATGGCCATGCCGACCTGGAACCGCAAGATCCGTGTCTTCGCCGACTGGACCCTCGCGATGTTCCTCAAGCGCGAGGTCGTCTCCCTCGGTGCGCTGGAGACCCCCCGCGAGGAGTTCTACGAGGCCGCCAAGCCGGCGCCGGCTCCGGCCGCCGCCGCTGCCCCGGCCGCGAAGGCCAAGGCCTGA
- a CDS encoding SAM-dependent methyltransferase, with translation MTDAAPRLAVVAETLLGAPLPVRVRAWDGSEAGPPDGPVLVIHDRRAVRRMLWRPGELGLARAWVAGELTVEGNLFDLLDRVAGLLWERGPDLPPVGPAVSTAQTGPGPLAALGNLARRAGLPALSDLPGARWRDAAHRAAARELIALAGPLPPPPPPAEEADRRGGARHSKSRDRRAVSHHYDVGNDFYERVLGPSMVYSCAYWSPGSTLEQAQHDKLDLVCRKLALRPGDRLLDVGCGWGSMALHAAREYGVRVTGVTLSREQAVYARKRVADEGLTDLVDIRIQDYRDVKDGPYEAISSIGMAEHVGADRYRDYARTLHALLRPGGRLLNHQIARPPEPDEEAYRVDEFIDAYVFPDGELSPLGTTVGELERAGFEVRDVEALREHYGLTLRAWVARLEEHWAEAVRLTSPGRARVWQLYMAACALGFERGRLGVNQVLAVRPTASGDARLPLRLRTWDAETV, from the coding sequence ATGACCGACGCCGCGCCGCGGCTCGCCGTTGTTGCCGAGACCCTGCTGGGTGCCCCGCTGCCGGTACGCGTGCGGGCCTGGGACGGCAGCGAGGCCGGCCCGCCCGACGGCCCCGTGCTCGTCATCCACGACCGCCGCGCCGTGCGGCGGATGCTGTGGAGGCCCGGGGAGCTGGGGCTGGCCCGCGCCTGGGTGGCGGGCGAACTGACGGTCGAAGGCAATCTGTTCGACCTGCTGGACCGGGTGGCGGGCCTGCTGTGGGAACGCGGGCCGGACCTGCCGCCCGTCGGCCCCGCCGTCTCCACGGCCCAGACCGGGCCAGGGCCGCTCGCGGCCCTGGGGAACCTCGCGCGCCGCGCCGGGCTCCCCGCGCTCTCCGACCTGCCGGGGGCGCGGTGGCGCGACGCCGCCCACCGGGCGGCCGCGCGCGAGCTGATCGCCCTCGCCGGACCGCTGCCGCCGCCCCCGCCCCCCGCCGAGGAGGCGGACCGGCGGGGCGGGGCACGCCACAGCAAGAGCCGTGACCGCCGGGCCGTCAGCCACCACTACGACGTCGGCAACGACTTCTACGAACGGGTCCTCGGCCCCTCGATGGTGTACTCCTGCGCCTACTGGAGCCCCGGCTCCACCCTGGAGCAGGCCCAGCACGACAAGCTCGACCTGGTCTGCCGCAAGCTCGCCCTGCGGCCCGGGGACCGGCTGCTCGACGTCGGCTGCGGCTGGGGCTCCATGGCGCTGCACGCCGCCCGCGAGTACGGCGTCCGGGTCACCGGGGTCACGCTCTCCCGCGAGCAGGCCGTGTACGCCCGTAAACGGGTCGCGGACGAGGGACTGACCGACCTGGTGGACATCCGGATCCAGGACTACCGGGACGTCAAGGACGGACCGTACGAGGCCATTTCCTCCATCGGGATGGCCGAACACGTCGGGGCCGACCGCTACCGCGACTACGCCCGCACCCTGCACGCCCTGCTGCGCCCCGGCGGGCGGCTGCTGAACCACCAGATCGCCCGTCCGCCGGAGCCGGACGAGGAGGCGTACCGGGTCGACGAGTTCATCGACGCCTACGTCTTCCCCGACGGCGAGCTCTCCCCGCTCGGCACCACCGTCGGCGAACTGGAGCGGGCCGGCTTCGAGGTCCGCGACGTGGAGGCGCTGCGCGAGCACTACGGGCTGACCCTGCGGGCCTGGGTGGCCCGGCTGGAGGAGCACTGGGCGGAGGCGGTCCGGCTGACCTCGCCCGGGCGGGCCCGCGTCTGGCAGCTCTACATGGCGGCCTGCGCGCTCGGCTTCGAGCGGGGCCGGCTCGGGGTCAACCAGGTGCTCGCGGTACGGCCCACGGCCTCCGGGGACGCCAGGCTGCCGCTGCGGCTGCGCACCTGGGACGCAGAAACGGTCTAG
- a CDS encoding ABC transporter permease — MFRTALRNVLAHKARLLMTVLAVTLGVAFVSGTLVFTDTLKKSLSGQSAKSYEGIAVSVTSYGQGRNEQGEKEGEPGLGQQTLDKIKALPGVDTVSGRVAGFAGVGDENGKLIGSGWSNQGANYTPVKDGKDPRYTFAQGAGPAKADEIALDKATADKGNYKVGDKVRVATNGPVKEYSLAGVFTTEDGAVQAGGSLVLFETKVAQELYLKPGYFQELSVGAKNGTSADKLLADIKPLLDKNAKAQTGAALAADQAKQIEKGLSNLSTMLLVFAGISLFVGVFLIYNTFTMLVTQRTKELALLRAVGANRGQVMRSVLSEALVVGVLSAAVGLVSGIGLAIGIRSVIGSLGAKLPGGALVIAPGTVAAALVIGVVVTTVAAVLPAWRTGKIAPVAAMGSAHLPATSKSLLVRNILGSIISLGGIGLVFLGVSTGGDSGRMTMGAGAFFMLIGMIVLLPLLSKPVIGTVRPLLEKLFGIPGKLASQNAVRNPRRTAVTAASLAIGLTLVTTLSVLGITVGKVVDRMSTEKLKADYRVSMSSDAGSLDKSVAETLAKAPGIKAVSPQTAGYFLVDGDFRAASGVNPATIGQLLNVEVLSGSLDSLGKGEVAVAEKTAKKQKFTVGTPIKLKYDDGQEASVKVGAIYKDMEGLLSPYVIDNKILSEHSEEMYIPEVYVNVDGGASKAAQQKVVDALGKNPAITVATQQDMRNEMGGMINTMLNIMYGLLGMALVISVLGVVNTLAMSVFERTQEIGMLRAIGLDRGRVKNMIRLEAVVISLFGAVLGVAIGVFLAWAVGTTIAKSMPNYELILPWDRIGIFLLLAAVVGVLAAMWPARSAARLNMLTAIKTE; from the coding sequence ATGTTCCGTACCGCCCTGCGCAACGTCCTCGCGCACAAGGCCCGGCTGCTGATGACGGTGCTCGCCGTCACCCTCGGCGTCGCCTTCGTCTCCGGCACCCTCGTCTTCACCGACACCCTCAAGAAGTCCCTCTCCGGCCAGTCCGCCAAGAGCTACGAGGGCATCGCCGTCTCGGTCACCTCGTACGGCCAGGGCCGCAACGAGCAGGGCGAGAAGGAGGGCGAGCCCGGCCTCGGCCAGCAGACCCTCGACAAGATCAAGGCGCTCCCGGGCGTCGACACCGTCTCCGGCCGCGTCGCGGGCTTCGCCGGCGTCGGCGACGAGAACGGCAAGCTGATCGGCTCCGGCTGGTCCAACCAGGGCGCCAACTACACGCCCGTCAAGGACGGCAAGGACCCGCGCTACACCTTCGCCCAGGGCGCCGGCCCGGCCAAGGCCGACGAGATCGCCCTCGACAAGGCCACCGCCGACAAGGGCAACTACAAGGTCGGCGACAAGGTCCGCGTCGCCACCAACGGCCCGGTCAAGGAGTACTCCCTCGCCGGCGTCTTCACCACCGAGGACGGCGCCGTCCAGGCCGGCGGCAGCCTGGTCCTCTTCGAGACCAAGGTCGCCCAGGAGCTCTACCTCAAGCCCGGCTACTTCCAGGAGCTGTCGGTCGGCGCGAAGAACGGCACCTCCGCCGACAAGCTGCTCGCCGACATCAAGCCGCTGCTCGACAAGAACGCCAAGGCGCAGACCGGCGCGGCGCTCGCCGCCGATCAGGCCAAGCAGATCGAGAAGGGCCTCAGCAACCTCAGCACGATGCTGCTCGTCTTCGCCGGCATCTCGCTCTTCGTCGGCGTCTTCCTGATCTACAACACCTTCACCATGCTGGTCACCCAGCGCACCAAGGAGCTGGCCCTGCTGCGCGCCGTCGGCGCCAACCGCGGTCAGGTCATGCGCTCCGTGCTCAGCGAGGCCCTCGTCGTCGGCGTCCTGTCGGCCGCCGTCGGCCTGGTCAGCGGCATCGGCCTGGCGATCGGGATCCGTTCCGTCATCGGCTCCCTCGGCGCCAAGCTGCCGGGCGGCGCACTCGTGATCGCCCCCGGCACCGTCGCCGCCGCCCTCGTCATCGGCGTCGTCGTCACCACCGTCGCCGCCGTGCTGCCGGCCTGGCGCACCGGCAAGATCGCCCCGGTCGCCGCCATGGGCAGCGCCCACCTGCCGGCCACCTCGAAGTCCCTGCTCGTACGCAACATCCTCGGCTCGATCATCAGCCTCGGCGGCATCGGCCTGGTCTTCCTGGGCGTGTCCACGGGCGGCGACTCGGGCCGCATGACCATGGGCGCCGGCGCCTTCTTCATGCTGATCGGCATGATCGTGCTGCTGCCGCTGCTCTCCAAGCCGGTCATCGGCACCGTCCGCCCGCTGCTGGAGAAGCTGTTCGGGATCCCCGGCAAGCTGGCCTCCCAGAACGCCGTCCGCAACCCGCGCCGCACCGCCGTCACCGCCGCCTCCCTGGCGATCGGGCTGACCCTGGTCACCACGCTGTCGGTGCTCGGCATCACCGTCGGCAAGGTCGTCGACCGGATGAGCACCGAGAAGCTCAAGGCCGACTACCGGGTCTCCATGTCCTCCGACGCGGGCAGCCTCGACAAGTCCGTGGCCGAGACCCTCGCCAAGGCCCCCGGCATCAAGGCGGTCTCCCCGCAGACGGCCGGCTACTTCCTGGTCGACGGCGACTTCCGGGCCGCCTCCGGCGTCAACCCGGCCACCATCGGCCAGCTCCTCAACGTCGAGGTCCTCAGCGGCTCGCTCGACAGCCTCGGCAAGGGCGAGGTCGCCGTCGCCGAGAAGACCGCCAAGAAGCAGAAGTTCACGGTCGGCACCCCGATCAAGCTGAAGTACGACGACGGCCAGGAGGCGTCCGTCAAGGTCGGCGCGATCTACAAGGACATGGAGGGCCTGCTCTCCCCCTACGTCATCGACAACAAGATCCTCTCCGAGCACAGCGAGGAGATGTACATCCCCGAGGTGTACGTCAACGTCGACGGCGGGGCCTCCAAGGCCGCCCAGCAGAAGGTCGTCGACGCCCTCGGCAAGAACCCGGCCATCACCGTCGCCACCCAGCAGGACATGCGCAACGAGATGGGCGGCATGATCAACACGATGCTGAACATCATGTACGGCCTGCTCGGCATGGCACTGGTCATCTCGGTGCTCGGCGTGGTCAACACCCTGGCCATGTCCGTCTTCGAGCGGACCCAGGAGATCGGCATGCTGCGGGCGATCGGTCTCGACCGGGGCCGGGTCAAGAACATGATCCGCCTGGAGGCCGTGGTGATCTCGCTCTTCGGAGCGGTCCTGGGTGTCGCCATCGGCGTCTTCCTCGCCTGGGCCGTGGGCACCACGATCGCGAAGTCCATGCCGAACTACGAACTGATCCTCCCGTGGGACCGGATCGGCATCTTCCTCCTGCTGGCCGCCGTGGTCGGTGTCCTGGCCGCCATGTGGCCGGCCCGCAGCGCCGCCCGCCTGAACATGCTGACCGCCATCAAGACGGAGTAG
- a CDS encoding ABC transporter ATP-binding protein has translation MNYAPHTAQAVAARATGLSKVYGQGETQVVALKNVTVDFTQGQFTAIMGPSGSGKSTLMHCVAGLDTFSEGSVRIGDTELGSLKDKQLTQLRRDKIGFIFQAFNLLPTLTALENITLPMDIAGRKPDKQWLDSVIDMVGLSGRLSHRPTQLSGGQQQRVAVARALASRPEIIFGDEPTGNLDSRSGAEVLGFLRNSVRELGQTVVMVTHDPVAASYADRVIFLADGQIVHEMHSPTADGVLDRMKAFDAKGRTS, from the coding sequence ATGAACTACGCCCCGCACACCGCCCAGGCCGTGGCCGCCCGCGCCACCGGCCTCTCCAAGGTGTACGGCCAGGGCGAGACCCAGGTGGTCGCGCTGAAGAACGTCACGGTGGACTTCACGCAGGGGCAGTTCACCGCGATCATGGGCCCCTCGGGCTCGGGCAAGTCCACGCTGATGCACTGCGTGGCGGGCCTGGACACCTTCTCCGAGGGCTCCGTCCGCATCGGCGACACCGAGCTGGGCAGCCTCAAGGACAAGCAGCTCACCCAGCTCCGCCGGGACAAGATCGGCTTCATCTTCCAGGCCTTCAACCTGCTGCCGACCCTGACGGCCCTGGAGAACATCACGCTCCCCATGGACATCGCCGGCCGCAAGCCCGACAAGCAGTGGCTGGACTCCGTGATCGACATGGTCGGCCTCTCGGGCCGCCTCTCCCACCGCCCCACCCAGCTCTCCGGCGGCCAGCAGCAGCGCGTGGCCGTGGCCCGCGCCCTGGCCTCCCGCCCCGAGATCATCTTCGGTGACGAGCCCACCGGAAACCTGGACTCGCGCTCCGGCGCCGAGGTCCTCGGCTTCCTGCGCAACTCGGTGCGCGAGCTCGGCCAGACCGTGGTGATGGTCACCCACGACCCGGTCGCCGCCTCCTACGCGGACCGCGTCATCTTCCTCGCCGACGGCCAGATCGTCCACGAGATGCACAGCCCCACCGCCGACGGCGTGCTCGACCGGATGAAGGCCTTCGACGCCAAGGGCCGCACCAGCTGA
- a CDS encoding Bax inhibitor-1/YccA family protein: MRSSNPVFSRRGFSRDNGGYAGFDAQPQQAGTNPYATNPYAADPTTGMPQAPARANVMTMDDVVSRSAMTLGTLIVTATLAWVALPVDPDNLGMSYGIAIGAGLIAFVFAMIQSFKSKPVPGLILAYAAFEGVFLGVISAAVSTYLGPGVVMQAVMGTMCVFAAVLFAYKMRWIRVTRRFYGFVMAAALGFILLMLVNSLFAVFGGGDGLGFRSGGLGLLFGAIGVILGACFLALDFKQVEDGIAYGAPREEAWLAAFALTMTLVWIYVEMLRIFSILSGDD; encoded by the coding sequence ATGAGGAGCAGTAACCCGGTCTTCTCGCGACGGGGGTTCAGCCGCGACAACGGTGGCTACGCGGGCTTTGACGCGCAGCCGCAGCAGGCCGGGACCAACCCGTACGCGACGAACCCGTACGCGGCCGACCCGACCACCGGCATGCCCCAGGCCCCGGCCCGCGCCAACGTGATGACCATGGACGACGTCGTGAGCCGTTCGGCCATGACGCTCGGCACGCTCATCGTGACGGCGACCCTCGCCTGGGTGGCACTTCCGGTCGACCCGGACAACCTCGGCATGTCCTACGGCATCGCCATCGGCGCAGGCCTCATCGCCTTCGTCTTCGCGATGATCCAGTCCTTCAAGAGCAAGCCCGTCCCGGGCCTGATCCTGGCCTACGCGGCGTTCGAGGGCGTGTTCCTCGGCGTCATCAGCGCGGCTGTCAGCACGTACCTCGGCCCCGGCGTGGTCATGCAGGCCGTGATGGGCACGATGTGCGTCTTCGCCGCCGTGCTCTTCGCGTACAAGATGCGCTGGATCCGCGTCACCCGCCGCTTCTACGGCTTCGTGATGGCGGCGGCGCTGGGCTTCATCCTGCTCATGCTCGTGAACTCGCTGTTCGCGGTCTTCGGCGGCGGTGACGGCCTCGGCTTCCGCAGCGGCGGCCTCGGCCTGCTGTTCGGCGCCATCGGCGTCATCCTCGGCGCCTGCTTCCTCGCCCTCGACTTCAAGCAGGTCGAGGACGGCATCGCCTACGGTGCCCCGCGCGAGGAGGCCTGGCTGGCGGCCTTCGCCCTCACCATGACCCTGGTCTGGATCTACGTCGAGATGCTGCGCATCTTCTCGATCCTCTCGGGCGACGACTAG